In Eupeodes corollae chromosome 3, idEupCoro1.1, whole genome shotgun sequence, a single genomic region encodes these proteins:
- the LOC129950150 gene encoding ATP synthase subunit g, mitochondrial encodes MASIASKGSGLVNQLMVQARPQLDVFLKYAKVELTPPTPADIPAIRQGISRLITGARTGAWKNVTVREGWLNTLVTMEVCFWFYVGECIGKRHIVGYDV; translated from the exons ATGGCCAGTATTGCTTCTAAAGGATCTGGTTTGGTAAACC AGCTTATGGTCCAAGCTAGACCACAGTTGGACGTTTTCTTGAAATACGCCAAAGTGGAGCTAACACCACCAACTCCTGCTGACATCCCAGCTATTCGCCAAGGAATTAGCCGACTCATCACCGGTGCTCGCACTGGTGCATGGAAAAATGTTACTGTCCGCGAAGGATGGTTGAACACTTTGGTGACAATGGAAGtatgtttttggttttatgtTGGTGAATGCATCGGAAAGCGTCACATTGTTGGATACGATGTTTAA